The Dehalogenimonas sp. 4OHTPN genome window below encodes:
- a CDS encoding zf-TFIIB domain-containing protein: MMRCPHDQSELRGVAAACHYGLPLQLDQCPECGGIWFDESELFRARQGEAARLEALDEASLAQPTAEVRRDLACPRDGTRLQRFTDRHFPREIILERCPACRGLWLNRGHFRGYQRFREKKFTDSIENLDLKPSEELKRLAAEHRQGNSTKTMRKLGEFLSTPMGPGEAPSAEAERAVNTFMSILMTLLRVVVLRG, from the coding sequence ATGATGAGATGCCCTCATGACCAGTCCGAACTCCGCGGCGTGGCGGCGGCCTGCCACTACGGGCTGCCGCTTCAGCTTGACCAGTGCCCGGAGTGCGGCGGCATCTGGTTCGATGAATCGGAGTTGTTCCGGGCGCGGCAGGGCGAGGCGGCCAGGCTGGAAGCGCTTGACGAGGCAAGCCTGGCCCAGCCGACGGCTGAGGTGCGGCGCGACCTGGCCTGCCCCCGGGACGGGACCAGGCTGCAAAGGTTCACCGACCGGCATTTCCCGAGAGAGATAATCCTCGAACGGTGCCCGGCCTGCCGCGGGCTGTGGCTCAACCGAGGGCATTTCCGCGGCTACCAGCGCTTCCGGGAGAAAAAGTTCACCGATAGTATCGAAAACCTCGACCTGAAGCCCAGCGAGGAGTTGAAGCGGCTGGCGGCGGAGCACCGGCAGGGGAACTCAACGAAGACAATGCGCAAGCTGGGGGAGTTCCTGTCGACGCCGATGGGGCCCGGGGAGGCGCCGAGCGCCGAGGCGGAGAGGGCGGTGAATACGTTCATGAGTATCCTGATGACGCTGCTGCGGGTGGTGGTGCTGCGGGGGTAG